The Eubacteriales bacterium genome window below encodes:
- the recR gene encoding recombination mediator RecR, giving the protein MQHKLEPLVRLASRFERLPGIGPKTARRLAYFMIHMPKDEVEGFARDMVASKEAIHECTICGNLTDRQNCYICDDSLRDKGIICVVADAKDVNAIENTSEFSGVYHVLGGTISPIDGIGPDDIRIDKLLSRIGEGNVREIILATNPDIKGEATAAYIARILKDKNVKVTRIAYGIPIGGDVEYTDQVTLSRALSGRREY; this is encoded by the coding sequence ATGCAGCATAAATTAGAGCCGCTTGTACGCCTGGCGAGCAGGTTTGAACGTCTGCCGGGCATCGGGCCGAAAACTGCCAGAAGGCTTGCATATTTTATGATACATATGCCCAAAGATGAAGTTGAAGGGTTTGCACGTGATATGGTCGCAAGTAAAGAGGCAATACACGAATGTACTATATGCGGCAACTTAACTGACAGGCAAAATTGCTATATCTGCGATGACAGTTTAAGGGACAAAGGTATCATCTGCGTCGTAGCTGATGCAAAAGATGTAAACGCAATTGAAAACACATCGGAGTTTTCAGGAGTTTATCATGTGCTTGGCGGTACCATATCGCCGATAGACGGTATTGGCCCTGATGATATAAGGATAGACAAACTGTTATCACGTATAGGCGAAGGAAACGTAAGAGAAATAATACTTGCTACTAATCCGGATATAAAGGGTGAGGCAACAGCCGCTTATATTGCACGTATACTAAAGGATAAAAACGTTAAGGTAACGCGTATAGCCTATGGGATACCGATAGGAGGAGACGTTGAATATACCGATCAGGTTACTTTGTCACGTGCTCTATCCGGAAGGCGGGAATACTAA
- a CDS encoding YbaB/EbfC family nucleoid-associated protein — protein sequence MKKGYGGGFGGGMNMQQMVAQAQKMQQDMAKAQESLKEEEVTSTVGGGTITVSATADKAIKSIEIKPEVVDPDDVEMLQDLVLAAVNEALNLAESKSREIMGKVTGGVNVPGLF from the coding sequence ATGAAAAAAGGATACGGCGGCGGCTTCGGAGGCGGAATGAACATGCAGCAGATGGTAGCACAAGCGCAGAAAATGCAGCAGGATATGGCAAAGGCGCAGGAGAGCTTAAAAGAAGAGGAAGTAACCTCAACGGTTGGCGGAGGTACTATCACAGTTAGTGCAACTGCCGATAAGGCGATAAAGAGCATTGAAATAAAGCCGGAAGTGGTTGACCCAGACGACGTAGAAATGCTTCAGGATTTAGTTTTAGCCGCAGTTAATGAGGCGCTTAATCTGGCGGAGAGCAAAAGCCGCGAGATAATGGGAAAGGTTACGGGCGGAGTAAACGTGCCGGGGTTATTTTAA